From the Xiphophorus couchianus chromosome 11, X_couchianus-1.0, whole genome shotgun sequence genome, the window TATCATACTGGACTCCTCCCCCTCAGCTTGGATTAGCTTCTAATCCGGTTAACCACTGAGGGGAAGAGTCCTTCAGTGTCGCAGAAGGTCTCTGTACCTTTGCTACACAAGTCAGGACATCACAGGggaacacaaaaacacacaggacaaacaaccatgcattCACACACTCATACATAAGGACACTTCAGAGCAGAGGTGGGTGGAGTACCAAAACAATTGTACTCTAGTgggagtagcactacttcaacatattttatctcaaataaaagtagctgtccaagaaattactaaGATATGAGTAAGAAAAATGGGCAAGAAAGGGATACTTAAATACTGAGCAGCTGAGCataacatctgatttaatattttaaaataatgccatcagacaaaagaaaagttatgtgcaaagtttaaataacataattatacaataacaaattaaaacaagatacaaaaagttttttttttacaaagctaACACAATAAGTAGCGTACATGTATGTTAGAACAAGGTAAGTATAATGTTTACTGTGTCTTGGTGGTACTGGCAGatgaaaattaacattaaagCAACAAAGCTGGTGTTAAAAAATAAGTCTGACTAATATAAATGTTatgagtgtgtctgtgtgtgttgcatttttctttaaaacataattcttattcattcagtgaagttactttCAGAAGTTTCATTCAAGTGAGAGAAGCAACACTTTATGATAATATTGCTGAAGCAAATTCAcccaacaaacatgttttttagactgtgggaggaagctggggtacccagagagaactcacacatgcacagggaaaaTACGCAAACAGATTCAAACCCAGCACTATTTTGTGTACCTCATTTTCAAAAactagtgtttttttctttcttttttatttccattagcTTCCATTAGTAGTTGACGCCAGCAGTGAATGGTAACACAACATAGCTCTTCATATCTTGCAGTTGAGAGCAAAGTGCTGAATGTACTTTTGAGTACCCGATTTAAGATAGAAATATTGCTCTAATGCATTTAtctgattggttaaaaaaaatagcacgGAGTCAACAGCTCAATAATAAAGGTGTGAGGTTGTGGATTTCCATCCATTCCTGGATGTTGTTCCAGGGATCATGAACAACATCCTGATCTCTGTTGTTCCTGAGGATCTCTGGATGCTCCAGTTTAGTCTTCCAGTTCATGTAAGGTTGAATGCTGGTAAGTTGGCTGAAGTTTGAAGCATTGTAGCGTCCTGTTTTCCTTGTTAACTGTCTGGAACTTTTACCATTAAATCAAACAGATATAGAATATGGACAAGCACAGTATGACAAGTTGCAATGATAAAAACGTTTGCAGAACTGAAAATGCTAGAAAGCATTAGATACAGTGTATTGAACCTGAATCAGACTGTACCTGTCAATTCAGATAACAGTTTTGGttctttcactgtttttcttcacagtGGGAGTGTGCATGGTTCACCATCTTGAGTAGTTCcttccttctccttctcttttggaCCTATTTTTGGTTGGTGGCTCAGAATGATTTCAATGACTTCAACTGGTAAGTGTTGTCCTCTCTGATGTAACTTACTTATTGGGCAAAATATTGGATATCTGAAAGGTCAGGGACTTAATCTAGATTAAGTTGGGATCCTAATTTACCTCACAATACCCCCCAACAACATATAGGGACatagaacatttctttttaggttttctttgaACTCAGTGATGTAAATCATGATCAAACATCTTATCTTTGGTCTCAATTTTCCAAAAGGACACTGGTTTTAGAAGTCCATAGGTGTGCTCAGATTGacacaagtcattttttgttttgggagAAGAAAGGAGAGTTGTTTTCTCCTGGCAATCCATTCAACAAAGACGGGAtcttattcatccatccattgtcttccTCTTATTTCAAGTTGTGTTTGCTAGAGTAACAGCATCAGAAGGAGAAACAGAGACATCACTTTTCTCTAGTTCATTTTTGGGAATCCTGAGTCATTCTCATGAGGGATAATTCCTTCTATAAGGGTTTCTCCCAGTAGACATCCTGATCATGAAGTACAGGAGATCAACTACAACTTCCTCCTGGATGATGAAAGTTCACACTCCATCTCTAAGGTTGGAAGTTCAGCTCAGCCACTTGAATTCAGGACTTTATCTTTTCCTTGTGATCCCTATGTCAAGACCGTAGTTGAAGTTTCGCACAAGAACCCTCTGGGTTGGGGGTCAGTCTCTCTCTCAAAGACAGGAGTTTAAATATCATCTTGCTCATAAGTAATGGCAGAATGGAGCTAGAAATGGCTAGACCAACTCTGGCCTCATCTGCAGCAACGCCTGCTGAAGAAAAGGTTGAGGCAAATGGCAAAGTTCTTGATTTAGTGGTCCCTCCAAACAATCCTACCCTGGTCTTACATTCTCTCATTGCATTGTCATGAACTTTATTATTCAACATGTTAGCTGTATGCCTGTAGAGTCTTAAATGTGACAGTTGTGTTTTATGTCGGCTTTGAACTCAGCTACTTACCCCCTTCATTTCCAATCGAAGCAATCTCATTTGGCAAAAGCACGAGTTAAATCAGCGATTCTTGTCAACGACTGGTGGTGTCATCCAAGACTTGTTCCCAAACCAGTCTCTACTGGGTTCCTGtaaattgagctgttagcatgctaCAGCAGTCACGAGGATGTCAAACGTTAACAGTCTTCAGCTAGAAGCCTATTCTGATTCTTTGCCAGACTGACTGCTGCCAACAGCATCAACAATGACTCTTTCACAATACATAAGGTATTTTTGAACTGGATTGACTTGAACTGAATATTTTGAAACGCAGTATAGTCTTGTTTCATCATGGCACCACCTTGGATAATTCAGTTCTTATTTGTTCATACTTCAGGTCGGTGTATAATCATTCTGGGGAGTGGAGAGATGAGACCATTCCCATCGTCACCTCCACCACTGTGGGATTCATCTATATCACATTCCTCCTGGTAACAGCATTTTCCAAACCTTTAAGCAGCTTCAACAATGATCACTTGATGTACAGCTCACTGTTTGTACTTTTtagattttggcacttttccaTATATCCTTGGGTCAACAGCTCAATCTCTACTGGGTTCACAAGGTGCTGTAAGATGACCTCTGAAGCTATTACCACAGATGTACCCGATTTACACTTCAGAACCACAGCTTAGGTTTACCAACCCTTGTCTCTACAGATTGGAGTACTGGCTACTCTACTCACCATTGTCTCTGGTTTTGTCTCTGTCGATGACGTCTGGGGAAATGAGTGGGAAATTATTCTTGTTTCACTTCAGGTGGGAACACAATTACACcatataaatcacattttcacaattaTAGCCATTTTGATTCTGTAATACGTATGAAAGAAGACAATGAAAATGTTACTCCAGGTATAGCTTCTGGGGGGAGGTTAGAAACTACCTGGTATTATACTTATTTATCCAAAACGGGAAAAACTAACAAACTATGAACCAATGTTATGCTAAGATGTCAAGCTTTACAAATATGCTAATGTAAGCCACTGAATACTATTCCTTGCTAATAAATAGCACCAATGCAAACTGCCTGAGTGACAATTCAAATGCTTAGCAATTTGTCAGACTGTGCACAACACCATCTTAAAGTCCCGGGTCAGTTAAGCATCACAACTGACCCGGGACTAAAATATCACTGACTTGTGATATTTTATTATCACAAGTATTCATTCCATTATGAAGTCCCTATTTTagattcaaatgttttctgatgactTCACACATTTAAGAGCAGCCCTATTCTTTCTTACTAGTTCACTGCTCCTTTCCTGCACATTGGAGGCCTGATCACAATCACAGCTGTGAGCTGGCTGGTAGCTGGCTATGTGGTTCGCAAAGAGAGATCCAGTAAGTATTGATGTTTATATGAACTGAACATTGTGAAGGATCCAACCTTCAGTTGCATTAATGTGtagggaatgtttttttttttcttcttttttgctctGTTAGGGATTGAAGTTTGTACTTTGTAATTGTATGGATCTAGCTGCTCTATGCATTTGCTGATACCTGTCCACATAATTAACTGAATCCTTCAAGAACTAAATACTCAAAAAGCAAACTAACAAACAGCGAGTATGTAAAAGTGGGTAAAGGTGATAAAAATTACCTCTAAATCCGTCTTGTCTTCTTTTCATTATTAGATTTCCAGGTGATGGTGTTGGCGATCTACATCCTAGTGCTCCTGGCCCTTTGCCTTGCACCTCTTACCTTCACCTGCCCCTGCATTATGGACCGCCATGTCCTCAAACCACCACCAGTCATTATTGGTCGACGGGGAGCTCCTATGGTGAGCTGAGACTCCAACTGTTAAAACAGAGGCCACTGAACTTTCAGAACCAAATTAGAGGGCCTCAGTTGgtattctgtttagttttgtaaataatacagcaacaatgtaatattttaatacttGTTGATCTGATCTTTTCTCTCAAAAGGTGACATTATGAAGCTTCTTTAACATACAGAGTGAAAGTGTGCATGTTTCAAAGCGGAAGATAAGATGTAAAACTGAATAACAAAATAAGCCTGATGTTGTTCAGCTTGGTGCATGATGGTATGGACATACTGGTCAAAATGGTTGACTACAAATGCAGTGATGTTCAGAGCTGTGCTTCTCTACTGAGATTATGGTCAGTCGACAGACTTCTCTGCAAGAATAACAGCCTCCAACTAGCCTGGCCGACGCCTTCCTACGCAATTCctcttgattctcatctccctttaGTTCTCCATCTGGAATTTCTTCCATTGAGCTCGATTTCTCAGGATGAATTTCATCCTGGTCagacagcaaacagaaggagaagtagTGAACaatgacattgattttctgtgctgttttcgaattgtagtctgcctgtggttgtagtttggtAATGACAATGGATGAAGCGAGCAAAGCCCTCCAATCCCTGTTGGTCACGACTCCAGATATTGAACAATTACAGAGAAAGATGAATGTTTAAACTCTTTTATCACTGGCAAATATATCACGACCCCTCTCattaacagccatcttgttcaGCTTGGTACTTCTCTCTTCGCGGTGGGTGATGGGTCTTTACATCGCAATTTTCATGCGAAATTGCGTGCTTCATAGCTTAGCTTCCTTCACGACCTACTTGGCACATTACATGGTCATCAGCAGAACTCTATCGTTTTATTTTGTGGTGTTGGAATAAAAAATTGGCTGATCAGAAATGCGTggcatcaataaataaatacataaacgtAAAAGAGAAcgataaatgtcaaaatttcagGTCTTACCAAAGACCTGAAAAAACATTGCAACACCACAGTATGCATTGACCAGAGCATCTAAGCTTCCATTTTCTTCTAGTCAAGTCTGGCAGTTCTCAAACATTTCCatgtcagaaaacacagaagatCTAAGATATTTAATTAGCAGTTCAGTTTTGGTATTTTCTATACTCTGCAGAGTGACTGACTGTGGCATTCTTTGCTCTAGCTGGCCCCTGAAAACACCATGATGTCCTTTACCAGAGCCCTGCAGCACGGAGCCAGCTCTCTGGAAGCAGACGTCACCGTCAGGtgattaattacaaaataatgacttaTTCATATTTCATGGTTCTGAGCTTCTATATATAGATCCTGGCTGATATGTGGAATAGTGATTAGAGATTGATGTGAGAGATGCAGTAAAACTGTAATTCATCAAACTAATAAATCATGTGTTGTATctgtaagttaattttgctCTACATTTATTAGGAAATGTATATACTGGAGATAAGgtaatggatgtttttttccctctggaAGTGTGGATGGAGTTCCTTTCCTCATGAGGGACCACACCTTAAGACGGACCACAGACGTCAGTAAGGTCTTCCCCTCCAGAGACCATGAGGACGCCTCCTTCTTTAACTGGACAGAGATTCACTCTTTAAATGCAGGCCACTGGTTTTTGGAGGTACTGGATTCCACTCTGGCTCAGGCAGCTTCCAGTCTAATTCTGAAAACACATAAATAGCGATTAGAACAGTGGAACTTGTGTGATCCTCAGCCTCTCCGTTTGCTCCCTTCTGCTTCCAGAGTGACCCCTACTGGACGGTAAAAACCCTGAGCCCAAAGGATCGCAGCCGGATAGGAAACCTGACGATTTGCAGCCTGGTAGAGATGCTCCGTCTGGCAGCGAGGGCCAACAGCTCCGTGCTGCTCAACATCCGCAAGCCTGCGCCGGAGCACCCGCGCTTCCGCAGCTGGTTTATGGACACGTTGTGGACGCTGCAGAAAGCAGGGATTTCCCAGAGAAAGGTGATGAGCTAGAAATGCACTGAGGAACTGGCTGGTACCCAAAACCTCACGGTTTTCAGCTTGATCAGGCCCTTACCGATAACCGGCCgatctgaaactgaaaaatgaatccTTTTTCTGGTCAGTGAACGGACCATATGCTAGGGATGGTGACCTGAGTAAAGACTTCAGACTTGAGTTAGACTTGTGCTCTAACAGCCCAAGACTCAACTGGATATGAGGTGTTGGACTAGAGTCTCAACAACAATCTTTACTGTATGTAATCAGCAGTAAGTGAAGATCATTTGAGTAAATGATTATTGTTGTCCCATTTGATTAACCATTGTGGTTGTCATGGTGATGTAAGACACAGTATGCAAGCTACCGTGCACAGTTTGGAGGAATCCCTAAATGGTCATGCTTTAGATTAGCCTGATGATTTGAATTGATAACCTACGAGAATTTTGAGATTAGATGGTACGCATCTCATACAAGAATATTCATTTTGATCATTAAGGACTTGACTTGGACATGGAAAAAATGACTTGTGAgcaacaaaattacaattttttttgttttttagaaggACTACTCTATCGAAGACATAGTGGGGCTTCACTTCTGCTTCTAATAAAATTCATTGATCACCACTACTGGCAGCAAGGCTCAGAACAACAAATATTGCGAATACTGTTTCATCATCGTAAAGAGAAACTGCAGTTGGCTAAAACCAGGCAGAATAAGAACTCTACAGCCGGAAAAATCAGAAATTGGGCTCAAAACTGATCAGTGTATTTGTAGTTTGAAGTCATTCAAGTAAGGGTCAAGTAGCAGTTTCCCCcttatataataattttttaacacCTTATCTGCACACTGTTTAGTCAGGATTTTTTCACGTTCTGCTTCTTCTTGCCAGGTGACCTGGGCCCCTGACACGGACAGAGGAAGGGTGCGAGGTCTTCTGCAGACAACAAATGAGAAACTGTCAGTGGAGGAGATAAGGCACAGAGGAATTACAAGTCTGACCATCCACTACAGAAAGATCAGCTACCAAGACATTCAGTAAGAGCGAGCGACTATTGCTTAGCAACCGATAAAGGGCTCAGAAGCAGTCCTAGGAAGATAAAAAAGGAGCTTATTTTTAGCCGAGCTAATGATATCCAGCAATGAatcaagttttaacttttttctcgTGAAAAACCTTCATCGTACAGAGCAGGTCAAATTTGTCTCtggactgaaatgtttttcacattttccttgtGTTCTTCCTTTATGTCTTGGCTGTTGGTTTTATGGTTGTATTTAAGATCAGAACATGTAAAAGCAATGGAGCAAAAAGTGATCATCCTTTAATTACACTCATTGGTTCAAACATATAATTCAGTAGCATCCCATCATTAAAATGTTATCTCTGCAGTTTAAAGTGCAGTTTATTTTGAGAAAGCCCCAAAATCgaaggtaaataaaaacaacagatagaAGTAAAAATGGATTTGTTCTccaaaatacatttgatttaataaattactttttcaaactAATACTATGAACTACATACTTTGTTCACATGTTCTATAGAAGAACACTTGCTACTGAAAAACCTACAGTTTCAACAGCTTTCATCAAGatgctccagttctgaccagtATTATTAGCCATATAAGTTAGTTTTAATAGTTCTAGCTTTCCACTGACTGcagagagacaaaaagagagTTATAGGACCTCTGTTCTTACTGCTgacatgtatttttgttttccccgCCCTCAGGGTTTATCTGGCTAACAACGTGAGCGTGACTGTCTACCCTGTGAATGAGCCCTGGCTCTACTCCATCCTGTGGTGTAGCGGGGTGCCTTACGTGTCTTCTGACGCCCCTCAAGTTCTTCAAAAAGTGCCTTACCCCGTCTGGCTCATGGTAAACACCTCTCTCGTCCGACAGCACACACACTTCAGCTTGCAGACGAGGTCACTCAGAAACACAAGAGGACAGAGGGGGAAAGGAAAGAGACCGATGATGGCCCAGCGAGGCAGAGATGTGGAATAAGTCTGTAGTTCAGCACACGACCCTTGAAAGAAGCTGAGAACAGATCGGAAGTGATGATGCTGTCCTgagctgtttttgttgtagtAGCTTTAGATATGTGGTGACATCTAGTGGCAACAGCAAGAAATTACATGACTTCTTTCCTTCTTCACAGAGTCACAGTGCTTACAACTTCATCTGGATCTCTTCAGACCTTGTCTCTGTCGCTGTCATCatggggattttctttttccagaagTACGTTCATTTTCACAGATATAAAAGACTGTTCAAAAGCCTCCAGTCAGTCCTCTTTCTTTAACGTGTCATTTATGTCCAAGTAGCCAGATTTTCTTCTAATCTTTCAAAGTGGTGTTGATCCACCATTCTCTAGCTTTGCTGAAGGTATTTTTGGGTTGTCTTATAAACATTGCTTCTCTACTCAAACATACTGCTTTACCTACTgttgctaatggtggagaattTGTGATTCTGTGGGTCTGTTTCCTTTATTGTTAGGGCTCTTTAAAATatctggacattttaaataaagattgtGTGGCCTTTGTCAGTAAACCATACTTTTGTGATTAATGGGTCTTTCAGCAGGTAAGCGATCCATAGCCAGCTCGTCATACAGAAGGTTCATCAGACGCAAAACTCTGCCATCTTCCAGGAGAAATTTATACGACGGCATATgaccattgtagatagaaagaAGTAGGAGTAAATttataccaaaaataaaaaaaatactccaaagAAATTTTGAGCTCAATCTCAGacatttactagaaaaaaacgTGGAGATTTCTGCTTTtgcaaagttgaaaatttgccagaaaaaaagttctagaaaaagctaaaaaaatgtcagcgttttcaactgtttttttcttgaaaatttctgagctttaactcaaaatttctgtttatCAACAGAAATCTCAGGTTTTAGAGCGGATTCAAGGTCTCTTGGCAAACTCGTCAAAACGTGTAACATTTCCCAGTCAACATAAATGTAGCCTCAGTCCTCAGACTTAAACTCTATAGAAAAGCTGTGGAGAGTGctgaagaaaagacaagagGAGTGTAGCATGTTATCCTTCTACAGACAACCTTGTAGCATGTTTTGCTTGGCTAATGTctagagaaagaaaactgatcGTCAAACGAAGACCGAATGTAGAGTGTTTAACTCGAATATAAAACGTCCTGCTTTGCAGTGTGGATTATTTCTGAAGAGCTGAAGTTTTGGAAGGTGGGGGCAACGTTTTCGTTCAGTGAACTTCCTGACTTTTACAGTCTTCTTGCAAAGTGCCTGGTTTGAAATGAGTCTGTAGTGCTGACACTGAGCTTCACCACATGGCTCTTTATGCTTCTCCTTAATCTCAATCACGATGAAAGCCAACTGAAACTTGTGTcggaaaacataaatattgttttgataACATTTTGGAATTTTCAGCGACAGTTTGTTGTCCAGACAGGATGTGTGTTGAACTGGACCAGATTAAAGTTTTGTCCGCTGTAGCTCGTCATTCTCATCATGTCGGCCATCTTCGTCCTCTGTGCCGCGACCTCTCACTGTcctcctgtcttcttcttctctcacGCTCTTTCTTTGTCCTGCGCTCTGCCTGATCTGCATTCAaccttcctctgctgctccctGGCATCTGTCAGCTATCATATGATCAGGTAACCGTGGCGTCCCCCTTAGCCTTTGTTTCCAcctctctctgtcctcctcctcGTGCTTTGTACGCCTGCCACTGTTGGTCTGATCCTGCCTCCCTTCACTGTCCTCTCATATCTGATTTTCACCCATGTGTGTCTACGGTATAGTACTCAGCTGGCTTAAATCTTACCTGTCCAACAGAACCTTTTGTGTGCCCATAGGCAACTTTAAATCCAAAGTGAACGAAATTACCTACGGAGTTCCCCAAGGTTCCATCCTGGGGCCGATTCTTTTCAATATCTATACGCTTCCATTAATtcaaattatacaaaataataagatAGAATACCACAATTATACCGATGACACACAGCTATAGATTAGTCTTTCACCAGGAGATGACAGTCAGGTTCAAATACTCACTAAATGTATTGAGCAGATTAATGTCTGGATGGGCCCAAAATTTTCTcccaactaaataaaaacaaaactgaaatattagtGTTTGGACCAACAGAgcatagattaaaaataatcacccACCTTCAGTCCGTTGGTTTAAAATGCTCTGACAAAGCCAAGAATCTGGGAATGATCATGGATCCTGATCTGAACTTTAATAACCACATCAAatttatcataaaaacatcatactaccatctaaaaaatattgctaaaattacACAACTCATGTCCCCACAAGATTCTGAAAAATTAGTCCATGCCTTTGTTTTTAGTAGACTCGATTACTGCAATGGCATTTTTTACTGGATTAtcaaaaaaaagcaataagagagctccagcttctccagaatgctgctgcaagaGTCCTTACTAAAACAAAGAGAGATCAGATTcctgcactggctgcctgttgctcaaagaatagaatttaatagTTTACAAAGCACTTCATAATAGAAACCCAGACTACATATCTGATCTTCTTCAACCATTTATACCACTCAGACCTTTAAGATCATCAGAATCAAACCTACTAACTATTCCGAGAGTCAGAACTAAACATGgtgaagcagcttttagtttttatgctgCAGCGGTCTGGAATAAGCTTCCTGCTCACTGTAAAAATGCCCTTACCTTGAGTTTATTTAACACAAGGTTAAAAACTTTCTTATTTGATATTGCCTActcttacatttaaaaaaaaaaatctattcattCCTTACActcaaaattttaatatttatttttttaatctgcttgatttttttttcttatgtttttaatttgaattttaactttgaattgtctttggctgaaaggtgctatataaataaagttccCTTGCCTTGCAGTCGCTTGAACACAAAGCGGGTTGCTCCTTCTATCCAATACCTATATTTTCTCACAACGGTTTGAATGTGTTTGTCGCAACAGGTGGAGGATAAGCGGCATGCAGAACTATAACCCAGAGCAGATCATGCTGAGCGCGGTGGTACGACGGCCCAGTCGAGACGTCAACATCATGAAGGAGAAGCTCATTTTCTCAGGTGCAGCTCAGATCCCAGTCACTGTTTTCAAATTCATAATTAAGCTGTTCAGTGTTTACTGCTAGCTATAATGTTAGCTAAGCTGCTGATAGCTACGGGAGCTGAAAAGGTGCAGTTCACGATATTTGAAGCAAAGTTCTGTAAAAGTAGGGCGATAATAATGTCTGATAGCGTATGAAACAACGTCACTGAACTCCAACCCAGAGCCGCACGGCATTccgggggatgtaggcagaggaaaggcttcaGGAGCTCAGCCCCTCAATGCTAGCacggttggtggcatcaacagacactcgctctttggttacctagcaacaacctgttgagtaactcgCGCAGTGCAGTTCCAGGTTTCGCCaccgtgcctcataactgcttaaaaattaaaaacacctGCGTGGAGTGAAAAGAGAAGATGAATGCAACAGCATGAGAGCaaactgtgaataaaacaagaaaggtcacatcaccagtttagcagtatttcagatattaaaataaaaaatcaagtaTTTTTCAGGTATATTGTCTATACCTATCTAATAGGTCATTTATTAGCAGCTAATATCTTGCCTGAGATAGATAACTCAGATGCATCTTTATCCATTGATTTATTAGTTTGAGACCTCTCCAGAGGTTGAAGCTAATTGTTAATATAAGGGGGGCAACATCAAAGTTGTCTTAAAACTggtccacttaaaaaaaaactcgtAGGGGTTTAAGCAAACACTGTTTTATCCACATTTAAGTCACCATAAATTTGTGTCTCTGGTGATTATTTACACAGAAGGCGATGATTATTTATCAGGAAATTAATGAAGGAGGTAAGGCGTGGCGTACCGCCAGTGACGACTCAGCTTATCTGTTACCTCAAAGAATTGTACATAAATTTAAAGGATTTGTTTTATCCGTGCCTACTCAGAATACAGTTTGGGAAATGTAAAGTGacgacatttttttttatttttttaagttaagcCAAGTGAATGATTCCAGTGTTGGGTGAGTTTCCGTCAGTTTTCCTGTCTTCCTGCGTCTTCCAGAGTTGAACAACGGGCTGGGCAGCACAGAGGAGCTGTCTCTGTATCCTGAGAACGGCCATGTTAGATATTCTCACGGAGGCCTCAGCTGCTGAGCGACACAGACAGCTACAGGAACGGCTTGGATTTCGGCTGCTTCAGATTTTGTACTCTGAACGCGCTTCCCGACGGGGCAGACAAGAACGTATCCTTGCAGCGGTAGGGAAATCATGAGCGTGTAGCTACCATCACAAGCATAAATCAGTTGGTTTTCTAGTTTAAATGTTATAACaacgctgtttttttttaaaagatcattttaatgtttttcattttaaaccacATTCTTTTAATGTAATGCCATACTTCCATTAAATCCAGCGTTTTTgtctaggaaaaaaaaaaaaaaaaaatatatatatatatatatatatgtataaaagcatcatcatcatcatcactacCAAAGTACTAATTTAAAGTATGAAGTATGCTGCTATGTGTCTATCACTTCATGAATTAAAGTACCAGCATACAAATAACTgacctttaaaacataaaaaaataagacatgaaactgaaatttcttttctttttaacaaatttacCCTATTCTAATAAAAAGTAGCCCAAACACTTAAAACATGACACCGGAAATGAATATCTCTTACAGTGGACCCCCACAAACACCGAAATCCTCAAACACTGGAGGCTTCCTCGAGAAATACTgataactgcctattttaatactccaaacaccaaatataccttaatatgcattaatactcACCATGGAAACTGTCTCAGCACTACTAATCAAGGAAAATTAAACTCCTGAATGTGCTGCTTTCCAAAAGCTAGCCAGTGGCGTGTCGGGTAGCATTGCACCTCGCCATCTCAGCTTCCCAACATGCATCTTTCTTTTGAATGTGTTAGATATGCTCTACGAAAAAtccagaaatacattttctgtgaataaattAGAGTAAACTCGCACAGAAAAATCCAGGAATCGGTCAATCAGCAGCTATGAAAGTGCGAGGGTCCctctgtattttgtttgttctgaGAAAATTGtacaacagatttatttatttttttggcaggtttatttcttttaaatccaaACTAGACTGAAgattgaagttgtttttgttaataaccgatgtaaatataactttgttttcagaggatttaaaaaaaaaaagtttgaacagtgtgaatttttatattttaaatttgaataatcTCGATGTCAACGTGGATTGAGGGGTAATTTCATGGTTAAA encodes:
- the gdpd5a gene encoding glycerophosphodiester phosphodiesterase domain-containing protein 5 isoform X1, producing MVKHQPLQVYEKQVLLSLVTGIYGCRWKRYQRSQDESSKWECAWFTILSSSFLLLLFWTYFWLVAQNDFNDFNWSVYNHSGEWRDETIPIVTSTTVGFIYITFLLILALFHISLGQQLNLYWVHKIGVLATLLTIVSGFVSVDDVWGNEWEIILVSLQFTAPFLHIGGLITITAVSWLVAGYVVRKERSNFQVMVLAIYILVLLALCLAPLTFTCPCIMDRHVLKPPPVIIGRRGAPMLAPENTMMSFTRALQHGASSLEADVTVSVDGVPFLMRDHTLRRTTDVSKVFPSRDHEDASFFNWTEIHSLNAGHWFLESDPYWTVKTLSPKDRSRIGNLTICSLVEMLRLAARANSSVLLNIRKPAPEHPRFRSWFMDTLWTLQKAGISQRKVTWAPDTDRGRVRGLLQTTNEKLSVEEIRHRGITSLTIHYRKISYQDIQVYLANNVSVTVYPVNEPWLYSILWCSGVPYVSSDAPQVLQKVPYPVWLMSHSAYNFIWISSDLVSVAVIMGIFFFQNYHMIRWRISGMQNYNPEQIMLSAVVRRPSRDVNIMKEKLIFSELNNGLGSTEELSLYPENGHVRYSHGGLSC
- the gdpd5a gene encoding glycerophosphodiester phosphodiesterase domain-containing protein 5 isoform X2; the encoded protein is MVKHQPLQVYEKQVLLSLVTGIYGCRWKRYQRSQDESSKWECAWFTILSSSFLLLLFWTYFWLVAQNDFNDFNWSVYNHSGEWRDETIPIVTSTTVGFIYITFLLILALFHISLGQQLNLYWVHKIGVLATLLTIVSGFVSVDDVWGNEWEIILVSLQFTAPFLHIGGLITITAVSWLVAGYVVRKERSNFQVMVLAIYILVLLALCLAPLTFTCPCIMDRHVLKPPPVIIGRRGAPMLAPENTMMSFTRALQHGASSLEADVTVSVDGVPFLMRDHTLRRTTDVSKVFPSRDHEDASFFNWTEIHSLNAGHWFLESDPYWTVKTLSPKDRSRIGNLTICSLVEMLRLAARANSSVLLNIRKPAPEHPRFRSWFMDTLWTLQKAGISQRKVTWAPDTDRGRVRGLLQTTNEKLSVEEIRHRGITSLTIHYRKISYQDIQVYLANNVSVTVYPVNEPWLYSILWCSGVPYVSSDAPQVLQKVPYPVWLMSHSAYNFIWISSDLVSVAVIMGIFFFQKWRISGMQNYNPEQIMLSAVVRRPSRDVNIMKEKLIFSELNNGLGSTEELSLYPENGHVRYSHGGLSC